In Phacochoerus africanus isolate WHEZ1 chromosome 14, ROS_Pafr_v1, whole genome shotgun sequence, one genomic interval encodes:
- the BAIAP2 gene encoding brain-specific angiogenesis inhibitor 1-associated protein 2 isoform X1 → MSLSRSEEMHRLTENVYKTIMEQFNPSLRNFIAMGKNYEKALAGVTYAAKGYFDALVKMGELASESQGSKELGDVLFQMAEVHRQIQNQLEEMLKSFHNELLTQLEQKVELDSRYLSAALKKYQTEQRSKGDALDKCQAELKKLRKKSQGSKNPQKYSDKELQYIDAISNKQGELESYVSDGYKTALTEERRRFCFLVEKQCAVAKNSAAYHSKGKELLAQKLPLWQQACADPNKIPDRAVQLVQQVASSNGSILPSGLSASKSNLVISDPIPGAKPLPVPPELAPFVGRLSAQDSAPVLNGASGPDSEDYSPWAERKAAQPKSASPPQSQSKLSDSYSNTLPVRKSVAPKNSYAATENKTLPRSSSMAAGLERNGRMRVKAIFSHAAGDNSTLLSFKEGDLITLLVPEARDGWHYGESEKTKMRGWFPFSYTRVLDSDGSDRLHMSLQQGKSSSTGNLLDKEDLALPPPDYGSASRAFPAQTAGTFKQRPYSVAVPAFSQGLDDYGARAVSRNPFANIQLKPTVTNDRSAPLLS, encoded by the exons ACCATCATGGAGCAGTTCAACCCCAGCCTGCGGAACTTCATTGCCATGGGGAAGAACTATGAGAAGGCACTGGCAG GTGTGACGTATGCGGCCAAAGGCTATTTCGACGCCCTCGTGAAGATGGGCGAGCTGGCGAGCGAGAGCCAGGGCTCCAAAGAACTGG GGGACGTGCTCTTCCAGATGGCCGAGGTCCACAGGCAGATTCAGAATCAGCTGGAGGAAATG CTGAAGTCTTTTCACAACGAGCTGCTCACGCAGCTGGAGCAGAAGGTGGAGCTGGACTCCAGGTACCTGAGC GCTGCGCTGAAGAAGTACCAGACGGAGCAAAGGAGCAAAGGGGACGCGCTGGACAAGTGCCAGGCCGAGCTGAAGAAGCTCCGCAAGAAGAGCCAGGGCAGCAAGAACCCCCAGAAGTACTCGGACAAggagctgcag taCATCGACGCCATCAGCAACAAGCAGGGCGAGCTGGAGAGCTACGTGTCCGACGGCTACAAGACGGCTCTCACCGAGGAGAGGAGGAGGTTCTGCTTCCTGGTGGAGAAGCAGTGCGCCGTGGCCAAGAACTCCGCCGCCTACCACTCCAAG GGCAAGGAGCTGTTGGCGCAGAAGCTGCCGCTGTGGCAGCAGGCCTGTGCGGACCCCAACAAGATTCCAGACCGCGCCGTGCAGCTGGTGCAGCAGGTGGCCAGCAGCAATGGCTCCATCCTCCCCAGCGGCCTGTCGGCCTCCAAGTCCAACCTGGTCATCTCAGACCCCATCCCGGGGGCCAAGCCCCTGCCAGTGCCCCCCGAGCTGGCCCCGTTTGTGGGG CGGCTGTCTGCCCAGGACAGTGCGCCCGTCCTGAACGGTGCGTCGGGCCCGGACAGCGAGGACTACAGCCCCTGGGCCGAGCGCAAGGCCGCCCAGCCCAAGTCCGCGTCTCCTCCGCAGTCGCAGAGCAAGCTGAGCGACTCCTACTCCAACACGCTTCCCGTGCGCAAGAGCGTGGCCCCCAAGAACAGCTACGCCGCCA CCGAGAACAAGACCCTGCCCCGCTCCAGCTCCATGGCGGCCGGCCTGGAGCGCAACGGCCGCATGCGGGTGAAGGCCATCTTCTCGCACGCGGCCGGGGACAACAGCACGCTGCTGAGCTTCAAGGAGGGCGACCTCATCACCCTGCTGGTGCCTGAGGCCCGTGACGGCTGGCACTACGGCGAGAGCGAGAAGACCAAGAT GCGGGGCTGGTTTCCCTTCTCCTACACCCGGGTCCTGGACAGCGACGGCAGCGACAGGTTGCACATGAG CCTGCAGCAGGGGAAGAGCAGCAGCACTGGCAACCTCCTGGACAAGGAGGACCTGGCCCTCCCGCCCCCCGACTACGGCTCGGCCTCTCGGGCCTTCCCTGCCCAGACGGCTGGCACCTTCAAGCAGAGGCCCTACAGTGTGGCGGTGCCCGCCTTCTCCCAG GGTCTGGATGACTACGGGGCACGGGCCGTGAGCAG
- the BAIAP2 gene encoding brain-specific angiogenesis inhibitor 1-associated protein 2 isoform X5, with translation MSLSRSEEMHRLTENVYKTIMEQFNPSLRNFIAMGKNYEKALAGVTYAAKGYFDALVKMGELASESQGSKELGDVLFQMAEVHRQIQNQLEEMLKSFHNELLTQLEQKVELDSRYLSAALKKYQTEQRSKGDALDKCQAELKKLRKKSQGSKNPQKYSDKELQYIDAISNKQGELESYVSDGYKTALTEERRRFCFLVEKQCAVAKNSAAYHSKGKELLAQKLPLWQQACADPNKIPDRAVQLVQQVASSNGSILPSGLSASKSNLVISDPIPGAKPLPVPPELAPFVGSQSKLSDSYSNTLPVRKSVAPKNSYAATENKTLPRSSSMAAGLERNGRMRVKAIFSHAAGDNSTLLSFKEGDLITLLVPEARDGWHYGESEKTKMRGWFPFSYTRVLDSDGSDRLHMSLQQGKSSSTGNLLDKEDLALPPPDYGSASRAFPAQTAGTFKQRPYSVAVPAFSQGLDDYGARAVSRNPFANIQLKPTVTNDRSAPLLS, from the exons ACCATCATGGAGCAGTTCAACCCCAGCCTGCGGAACTTCATTGCCATGGGGAAGAACTATGAGAAGGCACTGGCAG GTGTGACGTATGCGGCCAAAGGCTATTTCGACGCCCTCGTGAAGATGGGCGAGCTGGCGAGCGAGAGCCAGGGCTCCAAAGAACTGG GGGACGTGCTCTTCCAGATGGCCGAGGTCCACAGGCAGATTCAGAATCAGCTGGAGGAAATG CTGAAGTCTTTTCACAACGAGCTGCTCACGCAGCTGGAGCAGAAGGTGGAGCTGGACTCCAGGTACCTGAGC GCTGCGCTGAAGAAGTACCAGACGGAGCAAAGGAGCAAAGGGGACGCGCTGGACAAGTGCCAGGCCGAGCTGAAGAAGCTCCGCAAGAAGAGCCAGGGCAGCAAGAACCCCCAGAAGTACTCGGACAAggagctgcag taCATCGACGCCATCAGCAACAAGCAGGGCGAGCTGGAGAGCTACGTGTCCGACGGCTACAAGACGGCTCTCACCGAGGAGAGGAGGAGGTTCTGCTTCCTGGTGGAGAAGCAGTGCGCCGTGGCCAAGAACTCCGCCGCCTACCACTCCAAG GGCAAGGAGCTGTTGGCGCAGAAGCTGCCGCTGTGGCAGCAGGCCTGTGCGGACCCCAACAAGATTCCAGACCGCGCCGTGCAGCTGGTGCAGCAGGTGGCCAGCAGCAATGGCTCCATCCTCCCCAGCGGCCTGTCGGCCTCCAAGTCCAACCTGGTCATCTCAGACCCCATCCCGGGGGCCAAGCCCCTGCCAGTGCCCCCCGAGCTGGCCCCGTTTGTGGGG TCGCAGAGCAAGCTGAGCGACTCCTACTCCAACACGCTTCCCGTGCGCAAGAGCGTGGCCCCCAAGAACAGCTACGCCGCCA CCGAGAACAAGACCCTGCCCCGCTCCAGCTCCATGGCGGCCGGCCTGGAGCGCAACGGCCGCATGCGGGTGAAGGCCATCTTCTCGCACGCGGCCGGGGACAACAGCACGCTGCTGAGCTTCAAGGAGGGCGACCTCATCACCCTGCTGGTGCCTGAGGCCCGTGACGGCTGGCACTACGGCGAGAGCGAGAAGACCAAGAT GCGGGGCTGGTTTCCCTTCTCCTACACCCGGGTCCTGGACAGCGACGGCAGCGACAGGTTGCACATGAG CCTGCAGCAGGGGAAGAGCAGCAGCACTGGCAACCTCCTGGACAAGGAGGACCTGGCCCTCCCGCCCCCCGACTACGGCTCGGCCTCTCGGGCCTTCCCTGCCCAGACGGCTGGCACCTTCAAGCAGAGGCCCTACAGTGTGGCGGTGCCCGCCTTCTCCCAG GGTCTGGATGACTACGGGGCACGGGCCGTGAGCAG
- the BAIAP2 gene encoding brain-specific angiogenesis inhibitor 1-associated protein 2 isoform X3 encodes MSLSRSEEMHRLTENVYKTIMEQFNPSLRNFIAMGKNYEKALAGVTYAAKGYFDALVKMGELASESQGSKELGDVLFQMAEVHRQIQNQLEEMLKSFHNELLTQLEQKVELDSRYLSAALKKYQTEQRSKGDALDKCQAELKKLRKKSQGSKNPQKYSDKELQYIDAISNKQGELESYVSDGYKTALTEERRRFCFLVEKQCAVAKNSAAYHSKGKELLAQKLPLWQQACADPNKIPDRAVQLVQQVASSNGSILPSGLSASKSNLVISDPIPGAKPLPVPPELAPFVGRLSAQDSAPVLNGASGPDSEDYSPWAERKAAQPKSASPPQSQSKLSDSYSNTLPVRKSVAPKNSYAATENKTLPRSSSMAAGLERNGRMRVKAIFSHAAGDNSTLLSFKEGDLITLLVPEARDGWHYGESEKTKMRGWFPFSYTRVLDSDGSDRLHMSLQQGKSSSTGNLLDKEDLALPPPDYGSASRAFPAQTAGTFKQRPYSVAVPAFSQGLDDYGARAVSSADVEVARF; translated from the exons ACCATCATGGAGCAGTTCAACCCCAGCCTGCGGAACTTCATTGCCATGGGGAAGAACTATGAGAAGGCACTGGCAG GTGTGACGTATGCGGCCAAAGGCTATTTCGACGCCCTCGTGAAGATGGGCGAGCTGGCGAGCGAGAGCCAGGGCTCCAAAGAACTGG GGGACGTGCTCTTCCAGATGGCCGAGGTCCACAGGCAGATTCAGAATCAGCTGGAGGAAATG CTGAAGTCTTTTCACAACGAGCTGCTCACGCAGCTGGAGCAGAAGGTGGAGCTGGACTCCAGGTACCTGAGC GCTGCGCTGAAGAAGTACCAGACGGAGCAAAGGAGCAAAGGGGACGCGCTGGACAAGTGCCAGGCCGAGCTGAAGAAGCTCCGCAAGAAGAGCCAGGGCAGCAAGAACCCCCAGAAGTACTCGGACAAggagctgcag taCATCGACGCCATCAGCAACAAGCAGGGCGAGCTGGAGAGCTACGTGTCCGACGGCTACAAGACGGCTCTCACCGAGGAGAGGAGGAGGTTCTGCTTCCTGGTGGAGAAGCAGTGCGCCGTGGCCAAGAACTCCGCCGCCTACCACTCCAAG GGCAAGGAGCTGTTGGCGCAGAAGCTGCCGCTGTGGCAGCAGGCCTGTGCGGACCCCAACAAGATTCCAGACCGCGCCGTGCAGCTGGTGCAGCAGGTGGCCAGCAGCAATGGCTCCATCCTCCCCAGCGGCCTGTCGGCCTCCAAGTCCAACCTGGTCATCTCAGACCCCATCCCGGGGGCCAAGCCCCTGCCAGTGCCCCCCGAGCTGGCCCCGTTTGTGGGG CGGCTGTCTGCCCAGGACAGTGCGCCCGTCCTGAACGGTGCGTCGGGCCCGGACAGCGAGGACTACAGCCCCTGGGCCGAGCGCAAGGCCGCCCAGCCCAAGTCCGCGTCTCCTCCGCAGTCGCAGAGCAAGCTGAGCGACTCCTACTCCAACACGCTTCCCGTGCGCAAGAGCGTGGCCCCCAAGAACAGCTACGCCGCCA CCGAGAACAAGACCCTGCCCCGCTCCAGCTCCATGGCGGCCGGCCTGGAGCGCAACGGCCGCATGCGGGTGAAGGCCATCTTCTCGCACGCGGCCGGGGACAACAGCACGCTGCTGAGCTTCAAGGAGGGCGACCTCATCACCCTGCTGGTGCCTGAGGCCCGTGACGGCTGGCACTACGGCGAGAGCGAGAAGACCAAGAT GCGGGGCTGGTTTCCCTTCTCCTACACCCGGGTCCTGGACAGCGACGGCAGCGACAGGTTGCACATGAG CCTGCAGCAGGGGAAGAGCAGCAGCACTGGCAACCTCCTGGACAAGGAGGACCTGGCCCTCCCGCCCCCCGACTACGGCTCGGCCTCTCGGGCCTTCCCTGCCCAGACGGCTGGCACCTTCAAGCAGAGGCCCTACAGTGTGGCGGTGCCCGCCTTCTCCCAG GGTCTGGATGACTACGGGGCACGGGCCGTGAGCAG CGCCGATGTGGAAGTGGCCAGATTTTGA
- the BAIAP2 gene encoding brain-specific angiogenesis inhibitor 1-associated protein 2 isoform X4 codes for MEQFNPSLRNFIAMGKNYEKALAGVTYAAKGYFDALVKMGELASESQGSKELGDVLFQMAEVHRQIQNQLEEMLKSFHNELLTQLEQKVELDSRYLSAALKKYQTEQRSKGDALDKCQAELKKLRKKSQGSKNPQKYSDKELQYIDAISNKQGELESYVSDGYKTALTEERRRFCFLVEKQCAVAKNSAAYHSKGKELLAQKLPLWQQACADPNKIPDRAVQLVQQVASSNGSILPSGLSASKSNLVISDPIPGAKPLPVPPELAPFVGRLSAQDSAPVLNGASGPDSEDYSPWAERKAAQPKSASPPQSQSKLSDSYSNTLPVRKSVAPKNSYAATENKTLPRSSSMAAGLERNGRMRVKAIFSHAAGDNSTLLSFKEGDLITLLVPEARDGWHYGESEKTKMRGWFPFSYTRVLDSDGSDRLHMSLQQGKSSSTGNLLDKEDLALPPPDYGSASRAFPAQTAGTFKQRPYSVAVPAFSQGLDDYGARAVSRNPFANIQLKPTVTNDRSAPLLS; via the exons ATGGAGCAGTTCAACCCCAGCCTGCGGAACTTCATTGCCATGGGGAAGAACTATGAGAAGGCACTGGCAG GTGTGACGTATGCGGCCAAAGGCTATTTCGACGCCCTCGTGAAGATGGGCGAGCTGGCGAGCGAGAGCCAGGGCTCCAAAGAACTGG GGGACGTGCTCTTCCAGATGGCCGAGGTCCACAGGCAGATTCAGAATCAGCTGGAGGAAATG CTGAAGTCTTTTCACAACGAGCTGCTCACGCAGCTGGAGCAGAAGGTGGAGCTGGACTCCAGGTACCTGAGC GCTGCGCTGAAGAAGTACCAGACGGAGCAAAGGAGCAAAGGGGACGCGCTGGACAAGTGCCAGGCCGAGCTGAAGAAGCTCCGCAAGAAGAGCCAGGGCAGCAAGAACCCCCAGAAGTACTCGGACAAggagctgcag taCATCGACGCCATCAGCAACAAGCAGGGCGAGCTGGAGAGCTACGTGTCCGACGGCTACAAGACGGCTCTCACCGAGGAGAGGAGGAGGTTCTGCTTCCTGGTGGAGAAGCAGTGCGCCGTGGCCAAGAACTCCGCCGCCTACCACTCCAAG GGCAAGGAGCTGTTGGCGCAGAAGCTGCCGCTGTGGCAGCAGGCCTGTGCGGACCCCAACAAGATTCCAGACCGCGCCGTGCAGCTGGTGCAGCAGGTGGCCAGCAGCAATGGCTCCATCCTCCCCAGCGGCCTGTCGGCCTCCAAGTCCAACCTGGTCATCTCAGACCCCATCCCGGGGGCCAAGCCCCTGCCAGTGCCCCCCGAGCTGGCCCCGTTTGTGGGG CGGCTGTCTGCCCAGGACAGTGCGCCCGTCCTGAACGGTGCGTCGGGCCCGGACAGCGAGGACTACAGCCCCTGGGCCGAGCGCAAGGCCGCCCAGCCCAAGTCCGCGTCTCCTCCGCAGTCGCAGAGCAAGCTGAGCGACTCCTACTCCAACACGCTTCCCGTGCGCAAGAGCGTGGCCCCCAAGAACAGCTACGCCGCCA CCGAGAACAAGACCCTGCCCCGCTCCAGCTCCATGGCGGCCGGCCTGGAGCGCAACGGCCGCATGCGGGTGAAGGCCATCTTCTCGCACGCGGCCGGGGACAACAGCACGCTGCTGAGCTTCAAGGAGGGCGACCTCATCACCCTGCTGGTGCCTGAGGCCCGTGACGGCTGGCACTACGGCGAGAGCGAGAAGACCAAGAT GCGGGGCTGGTTTCCCTTCTCCTACACCCGGGTCCTGGACAGCGACGGCAGCGACAGGTTGCACATGAG CCTGCAGCAGGGGAAGAGCAGCAGCACTGGCAACCTCCTGGACAAGGAGGACCTGGCCCTCCCGCCCCCCGACTACGGCTCGGCCTCTCGGGCCTTCCCTGCCCAGACGGCTGGCACCTTCAAGCAGAGGCCCTACAGTGTGGCGGTGCCCGCCTTCTCCCAG GGTCTGGATGACTACGGGGCACGGGCCGTGAGCAG
- the BAIAP2 gene encoding brain-specific angiogenesis inhibitor 1-associated protein 2 isoform X2, whose protein sequence is MSLSRSEEMHRLTENVYKTIMEQFNPSLRNFIAMGKNYEKALAGVTYAAKGYFDALVKMGELASESQGSKELGDVLFQMAEVHRQIQNQLEEMLKSFHNELLTQLEQKVELDSRYLSAALKKYQTEQRSKGDALDKCQAELKKLRKKSQGSKNPQKYSDKELQYIDAISNKQGELESYVSDGYKTALTEERRRFCFLVEKQCAVAKNSAAYHSKGKELLAQKLPLWQQACADPNKIPDRAVQLVQQVASSNGSILPSGLSASKSNLVISDPIPGAKPLPVPPELAPFVGRLSAQDSAPVLNGASGPDSEDYSPWAERKAAQPKSASPPQSQSKLSDSYSNTLPVRKSVAPKNSYAATENKTLPRSSSMAAGLERNGRMRVKAIFSHAAGDNSTLLSFKEGDLITLLVPEARDGWHYGESEKTKMRGWFPFSYTRVLDSDGSDRLHMSLQQGKSSSTGNLLDKEDLALPPPDYGSASRAFPAQTAGTFKQRPYSVAVPAFSQGLDDYGARAVSSGSGTLVSTV, encoded by the exons ACCATCATGGAGCAGTTCAACCCCAGCCTGCGGAACTTCATTGCCATGGGGAAGAACTATGAGAAGGCACTGGCAG GTGTGACGTATGCGGCCAAAGGCTATTTCGACGCCCTCGTGAAGATGGGCGAGCTGGCGAGCGAGAGCCAGGGCTCCAAAGAACTGG GGGACGTGCTCTTCCAGATGGCCGAGGTCCACAGGCAGATTCAGAATCAGCTGGAGGAAATG CTGAAGTCTTTTCACAACGAGCTGCTCACGCAGCTGGAGCAGAAGGTGGAGCTGGACTCCAGGTACCTGAGC GCTGCGCTGAAGAAGTACCAGACGGAGCAAAGGAGCAAAGGGGACGCGCTGGACAAGTGCCAGGCCGAGCTGAAGAAGCTCCGCAAGAAGAGCCAGGGCAGCAAGAACCCCCAGAAGTACTCGGACAAggagctgcag taCATCGACGCCATCAGCAACAAGCAGGGCGAGCTGGAGAGCTACGTGTCCGACGGCTACAAGACGGCTCTCACCGAGGAGAGGAGGAGGTTCTGCTTCCTGGTGGAGAAGCAGTGCGCCGTGGCCAAGAACTCCGCCGCCTACCACTCCAAG GGCAAGGAGCTGTTGGCGCAGAAGCTGCCGCTGTGGCAGCAGGCCTGTGCGGACCCCAACAAGATTCCAGACCGCGCCGTGCAGCTGGTGCAGCAGGTGGCCAGCAGCAATGGCTCCATCCTCCCCAGCGGCCTGTCGGCCTCCAAGTCCAACCTGGTCATCTCAGACCCCATCCCGGGGGCCAAGCCCCTGCCAGTGCCCCCCGAGCTGGCCCCGTTTGTGGGG CGGCTGTCTGCCCAGGACAGTGCGCCCGTCCTGAACGGTGCGTCGGGCCCGGACAGCGAGGACTACAGCCCCTGGGCCGAGCGCAAGGCCGCCCAGCCCAAGTCCGCGTCTCCTCCGCAGTCGCAGAGCAAGCTGAGCGACTCCTACTCCAACACGCTTCCCGTGCGCAAGAGCGTGGCCCCCAAGAACAGCTACGCCGCCA CCGAGAACAAGACCCTGCCCCGCTCCAGCTCCATGGCGGCCGGCCTGGAGCGCAACGGCCGCATGCGGGTGAAGGCCATCTTCTCGCACGCGGCCGGGGACAACAGCACGCTGCTGAGCTTCAAGGAGGGCGACCTCATCACCCTGCTGGTGCCTGAGGCCCGTGACGGCTGGCACTACGGCGAGAGCGAGAAGACCAAGAT GCGGGGCTGGTTTCCCTTCTCCTACACCCGGGTCCTGGACAGCGACGGCAGCGACAGGTTGCACATGAG CCTGCAGCAGGGGAAGAGCAGCAGCACTGGCAACCTCCTGGACAAGGAGGACCTGGCCCTCCCGCCCCCCGACTACGGCTCGGCCTCTCGGGCCTTCCCTGCCCAGACGGCTGGCACCTTCAAGCAGAGGCCCTACAGTGTGGCGGTGCCCGCCTTCTCCCAG GGTCTGGATGACTACGGGGCACGGGCCGTGAGCAG CGGCAGCGGCACGCTGGTGTCCACTGTGTGA
- the LOC125114869 gene encoding translation initiation factor IF-2-like, which yields MDSGVRTVISASDPPRSRALAGAPRGSRPGPRPGPPEEAGGSCEGGRAPGASLSAGAVGGCPDQGAEGTVTVTARRTGRVGPSRPRTFQRLQSPRPAPRVLETFPGRPERASWPVGEGGSGRSVPHRPCPGALVAVCVLVTFRNRPSGPRGHWCGLFTPRAWDVSEGPSRPGSPEAVDAPFSDVI from the coding sequence ATGGACTCCGGTGTACGTACTGTTATCTCTGCATCTGACCCCCCGCGCTCGCGGGCACTTGCGGGGGCGCCGAGAGGCTCGCGGCCGGGGCCGCGCCCGGGGCCTCCCGAGGAAGCTGGCGGCTCCTGTGAGGGAGGCCGGGCTCCTGGGGCTTCCTTGTCCGCTGGCGCCGTTGGGGGATGTCCAGACCAGGGCGCAGAGGGCACCGTGACCGTGACCGCTCGGCGCACAGGCAGGGTGGGGCCCAGCCGCCCTCGGACCTTCCAAAGACTCCAGAGCCCGCGCCCAGCGCCCCGCGTGCTGGAGACTTTCCCCGGGCGGCCTGAGAGGGCGTCGTGGCCGGTCGGGGAAGGCGGCTCCGGGCGCTCGGTCCCACACCGGCCCTGCCCAGGCGCCCTCGTCGCTGTGTGTGTCTTGGTGACCTTCAGAAACAGACCCTCTGGACCGAGGGGCCACTGGTGTGGCCTTTTCACGCCCCGAGCCTGGGACGTGAGCGAGGGCCCTTCCCGCCCAGGAAGCCCGGAGGCTGTGGACGCGCCTTTCTCGGATGTGATTTAG
- the BAIAP2 gene encoding brain-specific angiogenesis inhibitor 1-associated protein 2 isoform X6: protein MSLSRSEEMHRLTENVYKTIMEQFNPSLRNFIAMGKNYEKALAGVTYAAKGYFDALVKMGELASESQGSKELGDVLFQMAEVHRQIQNQLEEMLKSFHNELLTQLEQKVELDSRYLSAALKKYQTEQRSKGDALDKCQAELKKLRKKSQGSKNPQKYSDKELQYIDAISNKQGELESYVSDGYKTALTEERRRFCFLVEKQCAVAKNSAAYHSKGKELLAQKLPLWQQACADPNKIPDRAVQLVQQVASSNGSILPSGLSASKSNLVISDPIPGAKPLPVPPELAPFVGSQSKLSDSYSNTLPVRKSVAPKNSYAATENKTLPRSSSMAAGLERNGRMRVKAIFSHAAGDNSTLLSFKEGDLITLLVPEARDGWHYGESEKTKMRGWFPFSYTRVLDSDGSDRLHMSLQQGKSSSTGNLLDKEDLALPPPDYGSASRAFPAQTAGTFKQRPYSVAVPAFSQGLDDYGARAVSSGSGTLVSTV, encoded by the exons ACCATCATGGAGCAGTTCAACCCCAGCCTGCGGAACTTCATTGCCATGGGGAAGAACTATGAGAAGGCACTGGCAG GTGTGACGTATGCGGCCAAAGGCTATTTCGACGCCCTCGTGAAGATGGGCGAGCTGGCGAGCGAGAGCCAGGGCTCCAAAGAACTGG GGGACGTGCTCTTCCAGATGGCCGAGGTCCACAGGCAGATTCAGAATCAGCTGGAGGAAATG CTGAAGTCTTTTCACAACGAGCTGCTCACGCAGCTGGAGCAGAAGGTGGAGCTGGACTCCAGGTACCTGAGC GCTGCGCTGAAGAAGTACCAGACGGAGCAAAGGAGCAAAGGGGACGCGCTGGACAAGTGCCAGGCCGAGCTGAAGAAGCTCCGCAAGAAGAGCCAGGGCAGCAAGAACCCCCAGAAGTACTCGGACAAggagctgcag taCATCGACGCCATCAGCAACAAGCAGGGCGAGCTGGAGAGCTACGTGTCCGACGGCTACAAGACGGCTCTCACCGAGGAGAGGAGGAGGTTCTGCTTCCTGGTGGAGAAGCAGTGCGCCGTGGCCAAGAACTCCGCCGCCTACCACTCCAAG GGCAAGGAGCTGTTGGCGCAGAAGCTGCCGCTGTGGCAGCAGGCCTGTGCGGACCCCAACAAGATTCCAGACCGCGCCGTGCAGCTGGTGCAGCAGGTGGCCAGCAGCAATGGCTCCATCCTCCCCAGCGGCCTGTCGGCCTCCAAGTCCAACCTGGTCATCTCAGACCCCATCCCGGGGGCCAAGCCCCTGCCAGTGCCCCCCGAGCTGGCCCCGTTTGTGGGG TCGCAGAGCAAGCTGAGCGACTCCTACTCCAACACGCTTCCCGTGCGCAAGAGCGTGGCCCCCAAGAACAGCTACGCCGCCA CCGAGAACAAGACCCTGCCCCGCTCCAGCTCCATGGCGGCCGGCCTGGAGCGCAACGGCCGCATGCGGGTGAAGGCCATCTTCTCGCACGCGGCCGGGGACAACAGCACGCTGCTGAGCTTCAAGGAGGGCGACCTCATCACCCTGCTGGTGCCTGAGGCCCGTGACGGCTGGCACTACGGCGAGAGCGAGAAGACCAAGAT GCGGGGCTGGTTTCCCTTCTCCTACACCCGGGTCCTGGACAGCGACGGCAGCGACAGGTTGCACATGAG CCTGCAGCAGGGGAAGAGCAGCAGCACTGGCAACCTCCTGGACAAGGAGGACCTGGCCCTCCCGCCCCCCGACTACGGCTCGGCCTCTCGGGCCTTCCCTGCCCAGACGGCTGGCACCTTCAAGCAGAGGCCCTACAGTGTGGCGGTGCCCGCCTTCTCCCAG GGTCTGGATGACTACGGGGCACGGGCCGTGAGCAG CGGCAGCGGCACGCTGGTGTCCACTGTGTGA